The Klebsiella sp. RIT-PI-d genomic sequence AGTGGTACGATTAAGCAGGCTGACACCTAATTTAGACTCCAGCTTCTTAACGGTACGGCTGATCGCCGAATTTGCCAGATTAAGGTGTTCAGCTGCGCGGCTAAAACTTCCGCTTTCTACTACCGCCACAAATGTCGCGATTTCGTCAGATGTTGTTTTCATTTTTGCTCCAGACGCAACGCTGTACTGTTATTTTAGCGGTATTTGTTATTTAACCACTAACCTCTCACACATGCCATCCACTTTAACCCGGACAGATAAAGGAATCGTTTGGTTACCAAACTTCGCGATCTTTATGCCGGTGGGCGTTGAAAGTATGTACTAAAGTCCCTATAACAGTAGTAGCTGTTCGTTTTCCGAACCGGGTCTGTAATTGAGGTGTAATGCCAAAAGTGCGAAAAAATACTTATGCAATGCGTTATGTGGCCGGGCAACCTGCGGAACGAATCTTGCCGCCGGGTTCGTTTGCGAGTATCGGCCAGGCATTGCCTGCGGGCGCACCGCTTAGTGGTGAAGAAAAGATTCGGATCTTAGTGTGGAACATCTTCAAGCAGCAGCGCGCCGAGTGGTTGTCGGTACTACAAACCTTTGGTAAAGATGCCCATCTGGTGCTGCTTCAGGAAGCGCAGACTACGCCAGAACTCATTAAGTTTGCAACTGCAAACTACCTTGCCGCCGATCAGGTTCCGGCATTTGTATTGCCTCAGCATCCTTCTGGCGTGATGACCCTCTCGGCTGCCCATCCCGTTTACTGTTGCCCCTTACGGGAGCGAGAGCCATTATTGCGGTTGTCTAAATCTGCCCTGGTAACCGTGTATCCCTTACCGAACGGCAAATTGCTGATGGTAGTGAACGTCCATGCGATCAACTTTAGTCTGGGCGTTGATGTCTACAGTAAACAGCTATTGCCTATTGGCGATCAGATTGCGCACCACAGTGGCCCGGTGATCATGGCCGGTGATTTCAATGCATGGAGTCGGCAGCGAATGAATGCGC encodes the following:
- a CDS encoding endonuclease/exonuclease/phosphatase family protein; this translates as MRKNTYAMRYVAGQPAERILPPGSFASIGQALPAGAPLSGEEKIRILVWNIFKQQRAEWLSVLQTFGKDAHLVLLQEAQTTPELIKFATANYLAADQVPAFVLPQHPSGVMTLSAAHPVYCCPLREREPLLRLSKSALVTVYPLPNGKLLMVVNVHAINFSLGVDVYSKQLLPIGDQIAHHSGPVIMAGDFNAWSRQRMNALYRFSREMSLRQVRFTDDQRRRAFGRPLDFVFYRGLNVEEASVLVTRASDHNPLLVEFTPGKPAQ